One Setaria viridis chromosome 3, Setaria_viridis_v4.0, whole genome shotgun sequence DNA window includes the following coding sequences:
- the LOC117847961 gene encoding uncharacterized protein, with protein sequence MAFESYMSQTINALGPLQGAYRNRISGKRVFIPRIPMSPSKDLSLPFKFKRKQFPIRLSFAMTINKAQGPHGQLYVALSRGVSRETMWVLARKNKDMDPSVKGTKNIVHRDVLEL encoded by the exons ATGGCCTTCGAGAGCTACATGAGTCAA ACAATCAACGCACTAGGGCCATTACAGGGAGCTTACAGGAACAGAATCTCAG GAAAAAGAGTATTCATACCCAGGATACCAATGTCGCCTTCTAAAGATCTATCTCTTCCCTTCAAGTTCAAGCGCAAGCAATTCCCCATCCGGCTGAGCTTTGCTATGACCATTAACAAAGCGCAAGGTCCACATGGGCAGTTGTATGTTGCTCTATCTAGAGGTGTTTCTCGTGAGACGATGTGGGTTCTTGCTAGAAAGAACAAGGATATGGATCCCTCTGTAAAAGGCACAAAGAACATTGTTCATAGAGATGTCTTGGAGTTGTGA